One Sphingomonas limnosediminicola DNA segment encodes these proteins:
- the nuoL gene encoding NADH-quinone oxidoreductase subunit L has protein sequence MHPLLFIVFLPLLAAIIAGLFGRWIGKTAAKVVTTGSLFIGAFLSWPIFFSYITGGAQPIVVPVLTWIQSGTLNVDWALRVDSLTAVMLVVVTSVSSLVHLYSWGYMEEDPSQPRFFAYLSLFSFAMLMLVTADSLVQMFFGWEGVGLASYLLIGFWYHKPSANAAALKAFVVNRVGDFGFSLGIFGTFLVFGTVSIPAILAAAPGMAGSTIGFAGIRADTMTVLCLLLFVGAMGKSAQLPLHTWLPDAMEGPTPVSALIHAATMVTAGVFMVCRLSPMFEQSATASHVVTYVGAATCIFAATVGCAQNDIKRVIAYSTCSQLGYMFFAAGVGAYGAAMFHLFTHAFFKALLFLGAGSVIHAMHHEQDMRYYGALRKEIPITFWVMVIGTLAITGVGVEGFGFAGFWSKDAILENAWASGSVSGTIAFWIGALAALLTSFYSWRLIFLTFFGKPRWAASEHVQHALHGDHADHPDVEHGDSAHDAYAVPATGTGGYHPHESPLPILIPIGLLAVGAALAGQMFHGAFVDATTAPEYWRGAVAFSEHLAHAAHESSEWVKLTPTIVMLIGLLIAYNNYMRNPEAPAAFVATFPKVYQFVANKWYFDELFNFLFVRPSMWLGRLFWHRGDEKTIDRFGPHGAAYAVGIGNRVTYRVQSGFLYSYALVMLLGLIGAASWAIWWAK, from the coding sequence ATGCATCCGCTTCTTTTCATCGTCTTTCTGCCGCTGCTGGCCGCGATCATCGCCGGGCTGTTCGGCCGTTGGATCGGCAAGACGGCCGCGAAGGTCGTGACGACCGGATCGCTGTTCATCGGCGCATTTCTCAGCTGGCCGATCTTCTTCTCGTACATTACCGGCGGCGCGCAGCCGATCGTCGTCCCTGTCCTGACCTGGATCCAGTCGGGCACGCTCAACGTCGACTGGGCGCTCCGGGTCGACAGCCTTACCGCCGTCATGCTGGTTGTCGTGACCAGCGTGTCGAGCCTCGTGCATCTCTACAGCTGGGGATACATGGAGGAGGATCCGAGCCAGCCTCGCTTCTTCGCCTACCTCTCGCTGTTCAGCTTCGCGATGCTGATGCTGGTGACGGCCGACAGCCTTGTGCAGATGTTCTTCGGCTGGGAAGGCGTCGGCCTCGCATCCTACCTGCTGATCGGATTCTGGTACCATAAGCCCAGCGCCAACGCGGCCGCGCTGAAGGCCTTCGTCGTCAACCGTGTCGGCGACTTCGGCTTCAGCCTTGGCATCTTCGGCACGTTCCTCGTGTTCGGCACTGTGTCGATCCCGGCGATCCTCGCTGCGGCGCCCGGCATGGCCGGCTCGACCATCGGCTTCGCGGGCATTCGCGCCGACACGATGACGGTGCTCTGCCTGCTGCTGTTCGTCGGCGCGATGGGCAAGTCGGCGCAGCTGCCCCTCCACACTTGGCTTCCGGACGCGATGGAGGGTCCGACCCCAGTCAGCGCGCTCATTCACGCGGCGACCATGGTCACCGCCGGCGTCTTCATGGTCTGCCGCCTGTCGCCGATGTTCGAGCAATCGGCGACCGCCTCGCACGTCGTCACCTATGTCGGTGCCGCGACCTGCATCTTCGCCGCGACGGTCGGCTGTGCGCAGAACGACATCAAGCGCGTGATCGCTTATTCGACCTGTTCGCAGCTGGGTTACATGTTCTTCGCGGCGGGCGTCGGGGCTTACGGGGCGGCGATGTTCCACCTGTTCACGCACGCCTTCTTCAAGGCGCTGCTGTTCCTCGGCGCCGGCTCGGTCATTCATGCGATGCACCACGAACAGGACATGCGTTACTATGGCGCACTGCGGAAAGAGATCCCGATCACCTTCTGGGTGATGGTCATCGGCACGCTGGCGATCACCGGGGTCGGCGTTGAAGGCTTCGGTTTTGCCGGCTTCTGGTCGAAGGACGCGATCCTGGAGAACGCCTGGGCGAGCGGCTCAGTGTCGGGCACAATCGCTTTCTGGATCGGCGCGCTCGCAGCGCTTTTAACAAGCTTCTACAGCTGGCGGCTCATTTTCCTAACCTTCTTCGGCAAGCCACGCTGGGCAGCTTCGGAGCATGTCCAGCACGCGCTTCACGGCGATCATGCCGATCATCCCGACGTAGAGCATGGCGACAGTGCGCACGACGCCTATGCCGTGCCGGCGACGGGCACCGGCGGTTACCACCCGCACGAAAGCCCGCTGCCGATTCTCATCCCGATTGGCCTGCTGGCGGTCGGCGCGGCGCTCGCCGGCCAGATGTTCCACGGTGCGTTCGTCGACGCAACGACGGCGCCCGAATATTGGCGCGGCGCTGTGGCATTCAGCGAGCATCTCGCGCACGCCGCGCATGAGTCCTCGGAATGGGTGAAGCTGACGCCGACCATCGTTATGCTGATCGGACTGCTGATTGCCTACAACAATTACATGCGGAACCCGGAAGCGCCGGCGGCCTTCGTCGCGACCTTCCCAAAGGTTTACCAGTTCGTTGCGAACAAATGGTATTTCGACGAGCTGTTCAACTTCCTGTTCGTCCGTCCGTCCATGTGGCTTGGCCGCCTGTTCTGGCACCGCGGTGACGAGAAGACGATTGACCGGTTCGGCCCGCATGGCGCCGCTTATGCGGTCGGGATCGGCAACCGCGTAACCTACCGCGTCCAGAGCGGTTTTCTCTATTCTTATGCGCTCGTGATGCTGCTGGGGCTGATCGGCGCCGCGAGCTGGGCGATCTGGTGGGCCAAGTGA
- a CDS encoding biotin--[acetyl-CoA-carboxylase] ligase: protein MADPVGRARRFAAWLSVDRPARLDHPASRGGALLSRIRIVERTGSTNADLLADNSAAEGDWLVALEQRAGRGRQGREWVSASGNFYGSTIVQLREADPQPTTLSLAAGMALIEAIDVAIPDQPLMLKWPNDLLLSGKKVSGILLERSGDRVVVGFGVNLATAPSLSDRPSAALPGEIKPEVFAPLLAGSFARLLHLWRTNDGPMLIRAWEQRAHLHGTKLTVHVSKDEIASGRFGGLDAEGALRLLLDDGSTEVIRAADVFLG, encoded by the coding sequence ATTGCTGATCCTGTTGGCCGCGCTCGTCGTTTCGCCGCTTGGCTATCTGTTGATCGGCCCGCTCGGCTCGATCACCCAGCGAGCCGCGGGGGCGCTCTTCTGAGTCGCATCCGGATCGTCGAGCGCACCGGTTCGACCAACGCCGACCTGCTTGCCGACAATAGTGCTGCCGAGGGCGACTGGCTGGTCGCCCTCGAACAGCGGGCGGGGCGCGGGCGCCAGGGACGCGAGTGGGTCTCAGCCAGCGGAAATTTCTACGGCAGCACAATCGTCCAGCTGCGAGAGGCCGATCCACAGCCGACGACGCTGTCCCTGGCAGCGGGCATGGCCCTGATCGAAGCAATTGACGTGGCAATTCCCGACCAGCCGCTCATGCTCAAATGGCCGAACGATCTTCTGCTCTCGGGCAAGAAGGTCTCCGGTATCCTCCTTGAACGCAGCGGGGACCGAGTCGTCGTCGGCTTCGGCGTGAACCTCGCCACGGCCCCGTCGCTTTCCGACCGGCCGAGCGCGGCATTGCCTGGCGAAATTAAGCCCGAGGTTTTCGCGCCGCTCCTCGCGGGCAGCTTTGCCCGGCTTCTACATCTTTGGCGGACCAACGATGGACCGATGCTGATCCGCGCGTGGGAACAGCGCGCGCACCTTCACGGCACCAAGCTGACCGTTCACGTCAGCAAGGACGAAATTGCCAGCGGTCGCTTCGGCGGGCTCGACGCTGAAGGAGCGCTCCGACTGCTGCTCGACGATGGATCGACGGAGGTGATCCGGGCGGCAGACGTATTCCTCGGCTAA
- a CDS encoding alpha/beta hydrolase, which produces MPFITTADGTEIFYKDWGPKDAQPIVFHHGWPLSADDWDNQMIFFLNEGYRVIAHDRRGHGRSTQTDTGNDMDTYAADMIELARALDLHHAVHIGHSTGGGEVAHYVARAEPGRVAKAVLIAAVPPIMLKTEANPGGLPLEVFDTFRQGTAANRAQFYLDIASGPFYGFNRTGVQPIQGTIDNWWRQGMMGGIKAHYDCVKAFSETDFTEDLKAIDVPVLVMHGDDDQVVPYVDSAPLTVQLLKDGRLKTYPGFPHGMATTHADVINPDLLAFIRGDEVGLNNEEAPTLLAEPLPA; this is translated from the coding sequence ATGCCATTCATCACCACCGCCGACGGTACCGAGATCTTCTACAAGGATTGGGGTCCCAAGGACGCGCAGCCGATCGTCTTCCATCACGGCTGGCCGCTCAGCGCGGACGACTGGGACAATCAGATGATATTCTTCCTCAACGAGGGGTATCGGGTAATCGCGCACGACCGGCGCGGTCACGGACGCTCGACACAGACCGATACCGGCAATGACATGGATACCTATGCGGCGGACATGATCGAGCTCGCTCGCGCGCTCGACCTTCATCACGCGGTCCATATCGGCCATTCAACGGGCGGTGGCGAAGTCGCGCACTACGTCGCGCGCGCCGAACCAGGCCGGGTCGCCAAGGCCGTGCTCATTGCCGCCGTGCCGCCGATCATGCTGAAGACGGAAGCGAACCCGGGCGGCCTGCCGCTCGAGGTGTTCGATACTTTCCGCCAAGGGACTGCCGCCAATCGTGCGCAATTCTATCTCGATATCGCGTCGGGGCCTTTCTACGGCTTCAACCGCACGGGCGTTCAACCAATTCAGGGCACGATCGATAATTGGTGGCGGCAGGGCATGATGGGCGGCATCAAGGCTCATTACGACTGTGTGAAGGCCTTCTCTGAAACCGACTTCACCGAGGATCTGAAGGCGATCGACGTTCCGGTGCTCGTCATGCACGGCGATGACGACCAGGTCGTGCCGTATGTGGACTCTGCGCCGCTGACTGTTCAATTGCTGAAGGACGGTCGCCTGAAGACCTATCCCGGCTTCCCACACGGCATGGCGACGACCCATGCCGACGTCATCAATCCCGACCTGCTCGCCTTCATCCGTGGCGACGAAGTCGGTTTGAATAACGAGGAAGCGCCAACACTCCTCGCCGAGCCGCTGCCGGCATGA
- a CDS encoding NADH-quinone oxidoreductase subunit M translates to MIQSHLLTILIAIPLLGAVVALFLSANGARWAALITTLLDFALSIYLWQAYDPNGAQWQFVENQDFGGGIVTWALGIDGIALTLIALTAFLMPICIGASWRSIEKRVPEYMAYFLLMEALIMGSFAAQDLFLFYIFFEGGLIPMYFIIGIWGGAERIKASYKFFLYTLFGSVLMLIAMLYMSSTAHTSNIPALMAYDFPKETQTFLFLAFLASFAVKLPMWPVHTWLPDAHVQAPTAGSVILAGVLLKLGGYGFIRFSLPMFPDGSAQFIPLMFVLSGVAVVYTSLVALVQRDMKKLIAYSSVAHMAFVTFGLFAMNRQGIEGAMLVMLGHGLVSGALFLCVGVVYDRLHTREIEKYGGLANNMPGYALLFMVFTMASVGLPATSNFVGEFLSLIGTYRASSWAAIVATTGIILGAAYMLYLYWRICFGVARTPEAAEMKDLDAREWWLLAPIAVAVFWMGIYPESFLRPIRADVGRLEQRLDRVAPAGDSHLTLGKGASHGAEHMDHGATH, encoded by the coding sequence GTGATCCAGTCGCACTTGCTGACCATCCTGATTGCGATCCCGCTCCTCGGAGCGGTCGTCGCGCTGTTCCTCAGTGCCAATGGCGCGCGCTGGGCTGCGCTCATCACGACGCTGCTCGATTTCGCGCTGAGCATTTACCTGTGGCAGGCCTACGATCCGAACGGGGCGCAGTGGCAGTTCGTCGAGAATCAGGACTTCGGCGGCGGCATCGTCACTTGGGCGCTGGGTATCGACGGCATCGCGCTGACGCTGATCGCTTTGACCGCCTTCCTCATGCCGATCTGCATTGGCGCCAGCTGGCGCTCGATCGAGAAGCGCGTCCCCGAATACATGGCCTATTTCCTGCTGATGGAGGCGCTCATCATGGGCTCCTTCGCGGCCCAGGACCTGTTCCTGTTCTACATCTTCTTTGAAGGTGGCCTGATCCCGATGTATTTCATCATCGGCATCTGGGGCGGCGCCGAGCGCATCAAGGCCAGCTACAAGTTCTTCCTCTATACGCTGTTCGGATCGGTGCTGATGCTGATCGCCATGCTCTACATGTCGAGCACGGCGCACACGTCGAACATACCGGCGCTGATGGCCTACGACTTCCCTAAGGAAACGCAGACCTTCCTGTTCCTGGCCTTCCTGGCGAGCTTCGCGGTCAAGCTGCCGATGTGGCCGGTTCACACCTGGTTGCCCGACGCGCACGTGCAGGCGCCGACGGCGGGCTCGGTTATCCTCGCTGGCGTGCTGCTGAAGCTCGGTGGCTACGGTTTCATCCGCTTCTCGCTGCCGATGTTCCCCGACGGTTCGGCGCAGTTCATTCCGCTGATGTTCGTGCTCAGCGGTGTCGCCGTCGTCTACACCAGCCTCGTCGCACTCGTGCAGCGCGATATGAAAAAGCTGATCGCTTACTCTTCGGTCGCGCACATGGCCTTCGTCACTTTCGGTCTGTTCGCCATGAACCGGCAGGGAATCGAGGGCGCAATGCTGGTGATGCTCGGCCACGGCCTGGTGTCGGGCGCACTCTTTCTGTGCGTCGGCGTCGTCTACGATCGCCTGCACACACGGGAGATCGAGAAATACGGCGGTTTGGCCAACAACATGCCGGGTTACGCGTTGCTCTTCATGGTGTTCACCATGGCCAGCGTCGGCCTTCCGGCGACAAGCAACTTCGTTGGCGAATTCCTGAGCCTGATCGGCACCTATCGCGCGTCGAGCTGGGCCGCGATCGTCGCCACGACCGGCATTATCCTCGGCGCGGCCTACATGCTCTATCTCTACTGGCGCATCTGCTTCGGCGTCGCGCGCACGCCCGAGGCGGCCGAGATGAAGGATCTCGACGCCCGCGAATGGTGGCTTCTCGCGCCGATCGCCGTCGCGGTCTTCTGGATGGGCATCTATCCGGAGAGTTTTCTCCGTCCCATCCGCGCCGATGTCGGCCGACTCGAGCAGCGACTCGATCGCGTCGCGCCGGCCGGGGACTCGCATTTGACGCTCGGCAAGGGCGCCTCGCATGGCGCTGAGCATATGGACCACGGAGCAACGCACTGA
- the nuoI gene encoding NADH-quinone oxidoreductase subunit NuoI, producing the protein MKHWLKSFTLWEFVRAHALTLKYFFKPKATINYPYEKVPQSPRFRGEHALRRYPNGEERCIACKLCEAICPALAITIEAEPREDGSRRTTRYDIDMVKCIYCGLCAEACPVDAIVEGPNLEFATETREELLYDKGKLLANGDKWEQAIAANLAADAPYR; encoded by the coding sequence ATGAAGCACTGGCTCAAATCCTTCACGCTCTGGGAGTTCGTTCGCGCGCACGCGCTGACGTTGAAGTATTTCTTCAAGCCCAAAGCGACCATCAACTATCCGTACGAAAAGGTCCCGCAGAGCCCTCGCTTCCGTGGGGAGCATGCGCTGCGCCGATATCCGAACGGCGAAGAGCGCTGCATCGCGTGCAAGCTGTGCGAGGCGATCTGCCCGGCGCTCGCCATCACGATCGAGGCCGAACCGCGCGAGGACGGCAGCCGCCGGACCACGCGCTACGACATCGACATGGTGAAATGCATTTACTGCGGACTGTGCGCCGAAGCCTGCCCGGTGGACGCCATCGTCGAGGGCCCGAATCTCGAATTTGCGACCGAAACCCGTGAGGAATTGCTCTACGACAAGGGCAAGCTTCTCGCGAATGGCGACAAATGGGAGCAGGCGATTGCCGCGAACCTTGCCGCCGATGCCCCCTACCGATAA
- the nuoN gene encoding NADH-quinone oxidoreductase subunit NuoN — MGRFAAILPEMILSTGGIILMMVAAFTGRRGSTLVSWLAVALLIGATVALIGAPSHAGPVFDGLVAADLFASFGKAIMFPAAAIAIIMAHGWFEQGTEHSSEYAVLILFSTVGMSVMVSATSLISLYVGLELQSLAAYVLASYRRTDERSAEAGLKYFVLGALASGILLYGISLLYGFTGTTNFNGIAAAFGRGAPSLGLLFGLVFVLAGLAFKASVVPFHMWTPDVYEGAPTPVTAFFASAPKVAAVLLATRVCLEAFAPATDAWRQIVIFAALASIFLGAVAAFGQTNIKRLLAYSSINNVGFALIGLAAAGPAGASAVLFYMAVYIVMTLGAFLCVLWMRDEQGRPVEAIESLAGLSQSRPALATAFAIFMFSLAGIPPLFGFWPKLMVFRAAVDSGYVALAVAGILGTVVGAYYYLRIIKIMYMDEPKAAYARVRQPIQGLLILLAALVVSPLGYLLIGPLGSITQRAAGALF; from the coding sequence ATGGGCCGCTTTGCCGCCATCCTTCCCGAGATGATCCTGTCGACGGGTGGCATCATCCTGATGATGGTCGCGGCATTCACCGGCCGTCGCGGCTCGACGCTGGTGAGTTGGCTCGCGGTGGCGCTGTTGATAGGCGCAACGGTCGCCCTCATCGGCGCGCCGTCCCACGCCGGTCCGGTGTTCGACGGCCTCGTCGCAGCGGATCTTTTCGCAAGCTTCGGCAAGGCGATCATGTTCCCGGCAGCGGCGATCGCCATCATCATGGCGCACGGCTGGTTCGAACAAGGAACCGAGCACAGCAGCGAATATGCCGTGCTGATCCTATTCAGCACGGTCGGCATGAGCGTAATGGTCTCGGCCACGAGCTTGATCTCGCTCTACGTCGGCCTCGAGTTGCAGAGCCTCGCCGCCTACGTGCTCGCTTCATACCGACGCACTGACGAGAGATCGGCGGAAGCAGGCTTGAAATATTTCGTCCTCGGCGCACTGGCGAGCGGCATCCTGCTCTACGGCATCTCACTGCTCTACGGCTTCACCGGCACCACGAATTTTAACGGCATCGCCGCGGCGTTCGGGCGCGGCGCTCCGTCGCTCGGCTTGCTGTTTGGTCTCGTGTTCGTTCTCGCCGGCCTCGCGTTCAAGGCGAGCGTCGTGCCGTTCCACATGTGGACGCCGGACGTCTACGAAGGCGCGCCGACGCCCGTCACCGCCTTCTTCGCTTCGGCGCCCAAGGTTGCGGCCGTCCTGCTCGCCACGCGCGTTTGCCTGGAAGCCTTCGCGCCGGCGACAGACGCCTGGCGCCAGATCGTCATCTTCGCCGCGCTGGCTTCCATCTTCCTGGGGGCCGTAGCCGCGTTCGGACAGACCAACATTAAGCGGTTGCTCGCCTACTCGTCGATCAACAATGTTGGCTTCGCGCTGATCGGACTCGCGGCGGCGGGGCCGGCTGGCGCCTCGGCGGTGCTGTTTTACATGGCGGTCTACATCGTCATGACTCTCGGCGCGTTCCTCTGCGTTCTGTGGATGCGCGACGAGCAGGGACGGCCGGTCGAAGCGATCGAAAGCCTGGCCGGACTATCTCAGAGCCGGCCCGCGCTGGCGACGGCCTTCGCGATCTTCATGTTCAGCCTCGCGGGCATTCCGCCGCTGTTCGGCTTCTGGCCAAAGCTGATGGTGTTCCGCGCGGCAGTCGACAGCGGCTATGTTGCACTCGCCGTGGCCGGCATCCTTGGGACCGTCGTCGGCGCTTATTACTATCTGCGCATCATCAAGATCATGTACATGGATGAGCCGAAAGCCGCTTATGCGCGCGTCCGACAGCCTATTCAGGGATTGCTGATCCTGTTGGCCGCGCTCGTCGTTTCGCCGCTTGGCTATCTGTTGATCGGCCCGCTCGGCTCGATCACCCAGCGAGCCGCGGGGGCGCTCTTCTGA
- a CDS encoding FAD-dependent oxidoreductase, translating to MSDARTDIYATRAAQIFPRLSDDDIARLCRFGEPRSYRAGEYIVRTGETGPGLMLIMSGQVEVTRSEGGERKQIVVHERGNFMGELAQLSGRPYLVDEQALTDVEAVAIAPDRLRALLIAEADLGERMMRALILRRVGLIEAGAGPIIVGDEANADVLRLVNFLRRNGHPYQQLNPGEDSCAQTLVERFNVSEDELPIVLCPSGQLLRNPTESQLGRCVGLVGPVDGNKLYDVVVIGAGPAGLATSVYAASEGLSVLAVDCRSFGGQAGASARIENYLGFPTGISGMALMGRAFSQAQKFGVEVLIPDEAVKLECGNDPCHLQLATGERARARAVVIATGARYRRLGVAGLEEFEGTSVHYWASPLEADLCADQDVALVGGGNSAGQATVFLASRARRVTLIARRPLEETMSQYLIERISAQPNIDVVIGCEISALEGANGVLDSVAWRDRGSGSVTERPVRYLFSFIGAEPNTDWLEASGLKLDARKFVLTGEDVADNRLPLETSRSGVFAVGDVRACSVKRVAAAVGDGAQVVASIHAYLAKQREQEAQEAPIRVTVPA from the coding sequence ATGAGTGACGCGCGGACAGATATCTACGCCACGCGCGCGGCGCAGATCTTTCCGCGCCTGAGTGATGACGACATTGCGCGGCTCTGCCGGTTTGGCGAGCCGCGCTCCTATCGTGCCGGCGAATATATCGTTCGTACCGGCGAAACCGGGCCGGGCTTGATGCTGATCATGTCCGGCCAGGTCGAAGTAACGCGCAGCGAAGGCGGCGAGCGAAAGCAGATCGTCGTGCACGAACGCGGCAACTTCATGGGTGAGCTCGCGCAGCTTTCGGGCCGTCCTTATCTCGTCGATGAGCAAGCACTGACCGACGTCGAAGCCGTGGCGATCGCGCCCGACCGGTTGCGTGCCTTGCTGATAGCAGAGGCGGATCTCGGCGAACGGATGATGCGCGCGTTGATCCTTCGCCGGGTTGGTTTGATCGAAGCGGGGGCGGGCCCGATCATCGTTGGCGATGAAGCGAATGCCGACGTCCTCCGCCTCGTGAACTTCCTGAGACGGAACGGGCACCCCTATCAGCAGCTCAACCCGGGCGAGGATTCGTGCGCGCAGACATTGGTTGAGCGCTTCAACGTCAGCGAGGATGAGCTGCCGATCGTCCTTTGCCCGTCTGGACAATTGTTGCGTAACCCGACCGAGTCGCAGCTTGGGCGCTGCGTCGGTCTAGTCGGACCAGTGGACGGCAATAAGCTCTACGACGTGGTCGTGATCGGCGCAGGCCCGGCGGGCCTCGCGACTTCAGTTTACGCAGCTTCAGAAGGCCTATCGGTGCTGGCAGTCGATTGCCGGTCGTTCGGCGGGCAGGCTGGAGCCTCCGCTCGGATCGAGAACTATTTGGGATTTCCTACAGGGATCTCCGGCATGGCCCTGATGGGCCGTGCGTTCAGCCAGGCGCAGAAGTTCGGCGTCGAAGTGCTCATCCCCGACGAAGCGGTGAAGCTCGAGTGCGGCAACGATCCATGCCACCTGCAGCTCGCGACGGGCGAGCGCGCGCGGGCTCGGGCGGTCGTCATTGCGACGGGTGCACGCTACCGGCGGCTCGGCGTCGCGGGTCTTGAGGAATTCGAGGGCACGTCGGTACACTATTGGGCGTCACCGCTTGAGGCAGACCTGTGCGCAGACCAAGACGTCGCGCTCGTCGGCGGCGGAAATAGCGCCGGCCAGGCGACGGTTTTCCTGGCAAGCCGCGCTCGGCGTGTGACGCTCATCGCGCGCCGGCCGCTGGAAGAGACCATGTCGCAGTATCTGATCGAGCGAATCTCGGCGCAGCCCAACATCGATGTGGTCATCGGCTGCGAGATCTCCGCTTTGGAAGGCGCGAACGGAGTGCTCGATTCCGTGGCGTGGCGGGACCGCGGCTCGGGGTCGGTCACTGAGCGACCCGTGCGATATCTGTTCTCCTTCATCGGCGCCGAGCCGAACACCGACTGGCTTGAGGCTTCCGGACTGAAGCTCGACGCGCGAAAGTTCGTGCTGACGGGGGAGGATGTGGCCGACAATCGCCTGCCGCTGGAAACGAGTCGCAGCGGCGTATTCGCCGTCGGCGATGTCCGCGCCTGCTCCGTGAAGCGCGTTGCGGCGGCCGTGGGTGACGGCGCGCAGGTTGTCGCATCGATCCACGCCTATCTCGCGAAACAGCGAGAGCAGGAGGCCCAGGAAGCGCCGATCCGGGTGACCGTGCCCGCCTGA
- the nuoK gene encoding NADH-quinone oxidoreductase subunit NuoK, protein MISLAHYLTVGAILFTIGVLGIFLNRRNVILMLMAIELILLAVNINLVAFSAYLGDLTGQVLAMFVLTVAAAEAAIGLAILVIFFRRRGSIAVDDATRMHG, encoded by the coding sequence GTGATTTCGCTTGCCCATTATCTGACCGTTGGCGCGATCCTGTTCACGATCGGCGTGCTCGGCATCTTCCTCAACCGCCGCAACGTCATCCTGATGTTGATGGCGATCGAACTCATCCTGCTCGCGGTGAACATCAATCTGGTCGCTTTCTCGGCTTATCTCGGCGACCTCACGGGTCAGGTGCTGGCGATGTTCGTGCTGACGGTCGCTGCTGCCGAGGCAGCGATCGGGCTTGCGATCCTGGTGATCTTCTTCCGCCGCCGCGGCTCAATCGCGGTCGATGACGCGACAAGGATGCACGGCTGA
- a CDS encoding NADH-quinone oxidoreductase subunit J, producing MIATIAFYLFAFFTIAPAVAVIFARNPVHSVLWLILAFFNAAGLMLLLGAEFIAMLVVIVYVGAVAVLFLFVVMMLDIDFSQLRSGFTRNLPFGIIVALVLLAEVIVAISASRAGPVISGQVIPAAKQPNIVALGQLLYSRYLYPFEIAGLILLVAMIGAIVLTHRQRRDTRPQNISKQVRRRPEDATKNVNPGVGEGMKL from the coding sequence TTGATTGCCACCATCGCCTTTTACCTATTCGCGTTCTTCACCATCGCGCCTGCGGTGGCGGTCATTTTTGCGCGCAATCCGGTTCACAGCGTGCTTTGGCTGATCCTCGCCTTCTTCAACGCGGCGGGGCTGATGCTGTTGCTCGGCGCAGAGTTCATCGCGATGCTCGTGGTGATCGTCTACGTCGGCGCCGTCGCGGTGCTGTTCCTGTTCGTGGTCATGATGCTCGACATCGATTTCTCGCAGTTGAGGTCGGGCTTCACGCGTAACCTCCCGTTCGGGATCATTGTCGCGCTGGTGCTGCTGGCCGAGGTTATCGTCGCGATCAGTGCGTCGCGCGCCGGGCCGGTGATCAGCGGTCAAGTCATCCCGGCCGCTAAGCAGCCGAACATCGTTGCGCTCGGACAGCTGCTGTATAGCCGCTACCTCTATCCGTTCGAAATTGCGGGTCTGATCCTGCTCGTTGCGATGATCGGCGCGATCGTACTGACTCACCGCCAGCGTCGCGACACGCGCCCGCAGAATATCTCGAAGCAGGTCCGTCGCCGGCCGGAGGATGCTACCAAGAACGTCAACCCTGGAGTGGGCGAGGGGATGAAGCTGTGA